Proteins encoded in a region of the Isoalcanivorax pacificus W11-5 genome:
- a CDS encoding efflux RND transporter permease subunit: MIAALIRWSLANRFLVLLATLFISVWGVWSINNTPVDALPDLSDVQVIIRTSYPGQAPQLVEQQVTYPIATTMLAVPGARAVRGYSFFGDSYVYVLFEDGTDLYWARSRVLEYLNQAQSQLPRAARPSLGPDATGVGWIYQYVLIDRTGQHDLAQLTSLQDWFLKYELQTLPGVAEVATVGGMVREYQVVPDPVKLASLGISHQQVRQAIEEANQETGGAVLTLGEAEFMVRASGYLQSLADFRTIPLKLIDGVPVLLGDVAHIRTGPEMRRGIAELNGEGEVVGGVVILRSGKNARAVLAAVHERLGVLRNSLPEGVEVVVTYDRSELIDRAVSNLGHKLVEEFIVVALVCLLFLGHLRSSLVAIISLPLGILVAFIVMRYQGVNANIMSLGGIAIAIGAMVDAAVVMIENAHRKIEAWHRDNPGKSLRGDAHWQVIEQAAVEVGPALFFSLLIITLSFIPVFTLEAQEGRLFGPLAFTKTWAMAAAAGLSVTLVPLLMGYWIRGRIPSEEGNPLNRWLTRGYRPVLERVLAWPKITLLVAGLVFLTTLWPLSHLGGEFLPPLDEGDLLYMPSALPGLSAQKASELLQQTDRLIKTVPEVEQVFGKAGRARTATDPAPLTMFETTIRFKPRDQWRDGMTPGKLVEELDRVVQVPGLANIWIPPIRNRIDMLATGIKSPIGIKVAGDDLATLDEVGRQIEQIAKQVPGVSSALSERLTGGRYVDITVRRDLAAQYGLSVADVQSVVSGLIGGENIGETVEGLARYPISLRYPREWRDTVQRLRDLPVVTPGGAQITLGTVTDIAVADGPPMLKSDNGRLSGWIYIDVRNRDLASVVEALRTAVNEQVVLPAGVSLSFAGQFEFLERANARLKVVVPATLLIIFVLLFLTFRRVDEALLIMTTLPFSVTGGIWLLYLLDYNLSVATGVGFIALAGVAAEFGVIMLLYLKQAWQARVAQGHRDEAALVGAIRDGAVLRVRPKAMTVAVIIAGLLPIFWGDGTGGEIMRRIAAPMVGGMITAPLLSLFVLPAAYRLMRRRDGIEH; encoded by the coding sequence ATGATCGCCGCGCTGATTCGCTGGTCGCTGGCAAACCGGTTTCTGGTGCTGCTTGCGACACTGTTCATCAGTGTGTGGGGTGTCTGGTCGATCAATAACACCCCCGTTGATGCGCTCCCGGATTTGTCCGATGTGCAGGTGATCATCCGCACCAGCTATCCGGGCCAGGCGCCGCAACTGGTGGAGCAACAGGTCACTTATCCGATTGCCACCACCATGTTGGCCGTGCCCGGCGCGCGTGCCGTGCGAGGTTATTCGTTCTTCGGTGACAGTTATGTCTATGTGCTGTTTGAAGACGGGACGGACCTCTACTGGGCGCGCTCCCGCGTGCTGGAGTATCTCAACCAGGCGCAGTCCCAGTTGCCGCGTGCCGCGCGGCCGTCACTGGGGCCGGATGCCACCGGGGTAGGCTGGATCTACCAGTATGTGTTGATAGACCGCACCGGGCAGCATGATCTGGCGCAGCTGACATCCTTGCAGGACTGGTTTCTGAAATACGAGTTGCAAACCCTGCCGGGCGTTGCCGAAGTGGCCACTGTCGGGGGAATGGTGCGTGAGTATCAGGTGGTGCCGGACCCGGTGAAACTGGCCAGCCTTGGCATCAGCCATCAACAGGTGCGCCAGGCGATTGAAGAAGCCAACCAGGAAACCGGCGGCGCGGTGCTGACACTGGGCGAAGCGGAGTTCATGGTGCGCGCCAGTGGCTACCTTCAATCACTGGCCGATTTTCGCACCATTCCCCTGAAACTGATTGACGGGGTGCCGGTCTTGCTTGGCGATGTCGCCCATATCCGTACGGGGCCGGAAATGCGGCGCGGCATTGCCGAACTGAACGGTGAGGGCGAGGTGGTCGGCGGGGTCGTGATCCTGCGGTCGGGCAAGAATGCCCGCGCTGTGCTGGCTGCCGTGCATGAACGCCTTGGTGTGCTGCGCAACAGCTTGCCGGAGGGGGTGGAGGTGGTGGTTACCTATGACCGCAGTGAGCTGATTGACCGGGCGGTAAGCAACCTCGGGCACAAGCTGGTCGAGGAATTCATTGTGGTAGCGCTGGTGTGCCTGTTGTTTCTTGGCCATTTGCGTTCGTCACTGGTGGCCATTATTTCGCTGCCGCTGGGTATTCTTGTTGCCTTTATCGTGATGCGTTATCAGGGCGTGAATGCCAACATCATGTCGCTCGGCGGTATCGCCATTGCCATCGGGGCCATGGTCGATGCGGCGGTGGTGATGATCGAGAATGCGCACAGGAAGATCGAAGCCTGGCATCGGGACAATCCAGGAAAATCCCTGCGCGGTGACGCGCACTGGCAGGTTATCGAGCAGGCCGCTGTCGAGGTCGGGCCGGCACTGTTTTTCTCGTTGTTGATCATCACCCTGTCATTCATTCCGGTGTTCACACTGGAGGCGCAGGAGGGGCGGCTATTCGGCCCGCTGGCCTTTACCAAGACCTGGGCGATGGCAGCGGCAGCCGGTCTGTCGGTGACGCTGGTGCCGCTCCTGATGGGCTACTGGATTCGGGGACGCATTCCTTCCGAAGAAGGCAACCCGCTCAACCGGTGGCTGACGCGCGGCTACCGGCCAGTGCTGGAGCGGGTGCTGGCGTGGCCAAAAATCACCTTGCTGGTCGCTGGTCTGGTTTTCCTGACCACGTTATGGCCTTTGAGTCACCTTGGCGGTGAATTCCTGCCACCGCTGGACGAGGGCGACTTGCTGTACATGCCCAGTGCCTTGCCCGGCCTGTCGGCACAGAAAGCCTCGGAACTGTTGCAACAGACTGACCGGCTGATCAAGACCGTGCCCGAGGTGGAGCAGGTGTTCGGCAAGGCGGGCCGGGCCCGGACCGCAACCGACCCGGCGCCCTTGACCATGTTTGAAACCACCATCCGTTTCAAACCCCGGGACCAGTGGCGGGACGGCATGACGCCCGGGAAGCTGGTCGAGGAACTGGACCGTGTTGTACAGGTGCCGGGGCTGGCGAATATCTGGATTCCCCCGATCCGCAACCGCATCGACATGCTGGCCACAGGGATCAAGAGCCCGATTGGCATCAAGGTGGCCGGCGATGATCTGGCTACCCTGGATGAGGTGGGCCGTCAGATCGAACAGATCGCAAAGCAGGTGCCTGGCGTGTCGTCTGCGCTGTCCGAACGGCTGACCGGCGGGCGCTATGTGGACATCACGGTGCGCCGTGACCTGGCTGCTCAGTATGGCCTCAGTGTCGCCGACGTGCAGTCGGTGGTCAGTGGTCTGATCGGTGGCGAAAATATCGGTGAGACGGTGGAGGGGCTGGCGCGCTATCCGATCAGCCTGCGCTATCCCCGTGAATGGCGCGACACCGTGCAGCGTCTGCGCGATCTGCCGGTTGTGACACCGGGCGGTGCGCAGATCACCCTCGGGACCGTGACGGACATCGCGGTGGCGGACGGGCCACCGATGCTGAAAAGCGACAACGGACGCCTGTCTGGCTGGATCTATATCGACGTTCGTAATCGCGACCTGGCCTCGGTGGTGGAGGCGCTGCGCACGGCAGTGAATGAACAGGTTGTACTGCCTGCGGGCGTGAGCCTGTCCTTTGCCGGCCAGTTCGAGTTTCTCGAACGGGCCAATGCCAGGCTGAAAGTGGTTGTGCCGGCGACGCTGCTGATCATCTTCGTGCTGCTGTTTCTGACATTCCGTCGGGTGGATGAAGCCCTGCTGATCATGACAACCTTGCCGTTTTCCGTGACGGGCGGCATCTGGCTTCTGTATCTGCTGGACTACAACCTGTCGGTGGCGACCGGGGTCGGTTTTATCGCCCTGGCGGGTGTCGCGGCCGAGTTCGGTGTGATCATGCTGTTGTATCTGAAACAGGCCTGGCAGGCACGCGTGGCGCAGGGGCACCGGGACGAGGCTGCGCTGGTCGGCGCTATTCGCGACGGCGCCGTGTTGCGTGTCAGGCCCAAGGCGATGACGGTGGCCGTGATCATTGCGGGCCTGTTGCCGATTTTCTGGGGCGACGGCACCGGTGGCGAAATCATGCGCCGCATTGCGGCACCCATGGTCGGGGGGATGATCACGGCGCCATTGTTATCGTTATTTGTGTTGCCGGCAGCCTATCGGCTCATGCGCCGCCGCGACGGCATCGAGCACTGA
- a CDS encoding malate dehydrogenase has protein sequence MKAPVRVAVTGAAGQISYSLLFRIASGDMLGKDQPVILQLLEITPALEALKGVAMELDDCAFPLLAGIVQTDDPKVAFKDAQYALLVGARPRGPGMERKDLLEANAAIFSVQGKAINEVASRDIKVLVVGNPANTNALIAQRNAPDINPRQFTAMTRLDHNRAMAQLAAKVGKTVNDVKKMTIWGNHSSTQYPDLHHATVDGKTAVDLVEQDWYEGTYIPEVQQRGAAIIKARGASSAASAASAAIDHMRTWALGTADGDWVSMGIYSDGSYGIQEGLIYSFPCTCKNGDWAIVQGLEVNDFSRGRMEATEKELAEERDAVKHLLP, from the coding sequence ATGAAAGCACCCGTACGCGTTGCAGTCACTGGTGCCGCAGGCCAGATCAGCTATTCCCTGCTGTTCCGCATTGCCTCCGGCGACATGCTCGGCAAAGACCAGCCGGTGATCCTGCAACTGCTGGAAATCACCCCGGCCCTGGAAGCCCTCAAGGGCGTGGCCATGGAACTGGACGACTGCGCCTTCCCGCTGCTGGCCGGTATCGTGCAGACCGATGACCCGAAAGTTGCTTTCAAGGATGCCCAGTATGCCCTGCTGGTCGGCGCCCGTCCGCGCGGCCCGGGCATGGAGCGTAAAGACCTGCTCGAAGCCAACGCCGCGATTTTCTCGGTCCAGGGCAAGGCCATCAACGAAGTGGCCAGCCGCGACATCAAGGTACTGGTGGTCGGCAACCCGGCCAACACCAACGCCCTGATCGCCCAGCGCAACGCGCCGGACATCAACCCGCGTCAATTCACCGCCATGACCCGCCTGGACCACAACCGTGCCATGGCGCAACTGGCGGCCAAAGTCGGCAAGACCGTGAACGACGTGAAGAAAATGACCATCTGGGGCAACCACTCCTCCACCCAGTACCCGGACCTGCACCACGCCACCGTGGACGGCAAGACTGCCGTGGATCTGGTTGAACAGGACTGGTACGAAGGCACCTACATTCCGGAAGTACAACAACGCGGCGCGGCCATCATCAAGGCCCGTGGTGCCTCGTCTGCTGCCTCCGCTGCGTCTGCCGCCATCGACCACATGCGCACCTGGGCACTGGGCACTGCCGACGGCGACTGGGTCTCCATGGGCATCTACAGCGACGGTTCCTACGGTATTCAGGAAGGCCTGATCTACTCCTTCCCGTGCACCTGCAAGAACGGCGACTGGGCAATCGTCCAGGGCCTGGAAGTGAATGATTTCTCCCGTGGCCGCATGGAAGCCACCGAGAAAGAGCTGGCTGAAGAGCGTGATGCGGTGAAGCATCTGCTGCCGTAA
- a CDS encoding NAD(P)/FAD-dependent oxidoreductase gives MDAEVMIVGSGPAGTAAALDLVRAGREVLWLDRPPGARAKPCAGGLTPKAAARLRADVSPVVRERTPVIRMSWRGHRASDFCGSGDVCLLTHRPELDAWHRGLALAAGAVITPVRRLLRVRQDGQGVSLTALDDQDGEHTWRARWLIAADGAHSPVRRLVLGQSAVPVAVALEGLLAREECRRWPGMQFDFGEVAGGYGWLFPKGDHMNVGLYGWHPGVTLSQPSLLAYARRTLGSDALTHIQGYPIATHGDQVPLSAGRVLFAGDAAGLAEPLLGEGIYGALLSGQQAAVAALGEDAARVYERLMARWCLELRHTRQLTRLFYGTLPLSFGVLTHLLKAPLMEGAAAGLTLVQSKRRWLTAAAVRASSPAYSQTSDETRG, from the coding sequence ATGGATGCAGAAGTGATGATTGTCGGCAGCGGGCCGGCCGGCACGGCCGCCGCGCTGGATCTGGTCCGCGCCGGGCGCGAGGTACTGTGGCTGGACCGGCCACCGGGCGCCCGCGCCAAGCCCTGTGCCGGCGGCCTGACGCCGAAAGCCGCCGCGCGCCTGCGGGCGGATGTGAGCCCGGTGGTGCGCGAGCGCACGCCGGTGATCCGCATGAGCTGGCGCGGGCACCGGGCCTCGGATTTTTGTGGCAGCGGTGACGTGTGCCTGCTGACACACCGTCCGGAACTGGATGCCTGGCATCGCGGGCTGGCCCTGGCGGCGGGGGCGGTGATCACGCCGGTCCGCCGGTTGCTGCGGGTGCGGCAGGACGGGCAGGGCGTGTCGCTGACGGCACTGGATGACCAGGACGGCGAACACACCTGGCGGGCACGCTGGCTGATCGCCGCCGACGGCGCCCACAGCCCGGTGCGCCGGCTGGTGCTGGGGCAGAGCGCGGTGCCGGTGGCCGTGGCCCTGGAAGGGCTGCTCGCCCGTGAGGAGTGCCGCCGCTGGCCGGGCATGCAGTTCGATTTTGGCGAAGTGGCGGGCGGTTATGGCTGGCTGTTTCCCAAGGGCGATCACATGAACGTCGGCCTGTACGGCTGGCATCCGGGCGTCACGCTGAGCCAGCCGTCGTTGCTGGCCTACGCGCGCCGCACGCTGGGCAGCGACGCACTGACCCACATCCAGGGCTATCCCATTGCCACCCACGGTGACCAGGTGCCGCTGAGCGCCGGCCGGGTGCTGTTTGCCGGGGATGCCGCCGGGCTGGCCGAGCCCTTGCTGGGCGAGGGCATCTACGGCGCGCTGCTCAGTGGCCAGCAGGCGGCCGTGGCGGCGTTGGGTGAAGACGCAGCAAGGGTCTATGAGCGGTTGATGGCGCGCTGGTGCCTGGAACTGCGGCATACCCGTCAGTTGACGCGTCTGTTCTACGGCACCTTGCCGCTGTCTTTCGGGGTGCTCACGCACCTGTTGAAAGCGCCGCTGATGGAAGGTGCGGCGGCGGGCCTGACGCTGGTGCAGAGCAAGCGGCGCTGGCTTACAGCCGCTGCTGTTCGCGCCAGCTCACCGGCGTACAGTCAAACCAGCGACGAAACGCGCGGTTGA
- a CDS encoding AraC family transcriptional regulator, translated as MYSDAVHSGSHSKAPAIRPERLTVAGHWLEFLLDAAHQAGVDLDDELARQGITREQLAAPHSRAPLHVEQALLQAALTRSNDPCFGLHMGAQVRPRFLGALGYAAMSSATLRHAMALALPFQRVTHELLVPEVERQPGRLTLIWQLQGPPSALDPQRMEIFSAASITFGRWITGAVVDPLSVTFRHHPAGDPAEYERVFRCPVTFGAATDSIVLDDRVLDLPIRDADPEVHRISRTRVQQVLTRFMARDNLIGQVRAAIQRQLLDGAAQLDSVATALGMKPWTLRRRLRAEGADFTTLLDDERRALATDWLLHSNRPVSQIATDLGYSEQSAFNRAFRRWFDCTPVSWREQQRL; from the coding sequence ATGTATTCCGACGCTGTCCATTCCGGTTCCCACAGCAAGGCCCCGGCGATCCGCCCCGAGCGCCTGACCGTGGCCGGCCACTGGCTGGAGTTTCTGCTCGATGCCGCCCACCAGGCCGGCGTGGATCTGGACGACGAGCTGGCCCGCCAGGGGATCACCCGCGAACAACTCGCCGCGCCGCACAGCCGCGCGCCGCTGCATGTCGAGCAGGCGCTCTTGCAGGCCGCACTGACGCGCAGCAACGATCCCTGTTTCGGCCTGCACATGGGCGCCCAGGTGCGGCCACGCTTCCTCGGCGCGCTGGGCTACGCCGCCATGTCCAGCGCCACGCTGCGGCATGCCATGGCCCTGGCATTGCCTTTCCAGCGGGTCACCCACGAATTGCTGGTGCCCGAGGTGGAACGCCAACCGGGCCGGCTGACCCTGATCTGGCAATTGCAGGGGCCGCCGTCCGCCCTGGACCCGCAGCGCATGGAAATCTTCTCTGCCGCCTCGATCACCTTTGGCCGCTGGATCACCGGCGCCGTGGTGGACCCGCTGTCGGTCACGTTTCGGCATCACCCCGCCGGCGATCCGGCGGAATACGAGCGGGTGTTCCGCTGCCCGGTCACCTTCGGCGCCGCCACCGACAGCATCGTGCTGGATGACCGCGTGCTGGACCTGCCGATCCGCGACGCCGACCCGGAAGTCCACCGCATCTCGCGCACCCGCGTACAACAGGTGTTGACCCGCTTCATGGCCCGCGACAACCTGATTGGCCAGGTGCGCGCCGCGATCCAGCGCCAGCTGCTCGACGGCGCCGCGCAACTGGACAGCGTGGCCACCGCGCTGGGCATGAAACCCTGGACCCTGCGCCGGCGCCTGCGCGCCGAAGGCGCGGACTTCACCACCCTGCTGGATGACGAGCGCCGCGCACTGGCCACCGACTGGCTGCTGCACAGCAACCGGCCCGTAAGCCAGATCGCCACCGACCTGGGGTATTCCGAGCAGAGCGCGTTCAACCGCGCGTTTCGTCGCTGGTTTGACTGTACGCCGGTGAGCTGGCGCGAACAGCAGCGGCTGTAA
- a CDS encoding carboxylesterase/lipase family protein, with product MTAVQLDSGRITGLRRDDGVTEYRGIPFAAPPVGALRFRAPQPVPGWGGERACDRTALPAWQEKNPVMGVEAIGDDCLALNVWVPEGDGPFPVMVWLHGGGYVAGSPSQLLYHGARLAASQRVIVVNAAYRLGVWGYGWFRDIAPSLESDSNLGLRDQVAALEWVQRNAGAFGGDPSQVTVFGESAGGFSVATLLATPAADGLFQRAIVQSGAADMVLMPAEAARVTALMCEALPGDGDMAERLLAAEPRAIVRAQRAALKTAVQRGLRDTTPQYGMVFMPVVDGDLLPRSPIEAIAAGCARDRALLAGTCRDEYHLFQYAAPFNGGQTIDALRALDDDAILSRFRRALPQHGERAFEIYREAVTPDPARSHLDWFSSMESDRLFRVPTQRLLDAHHAAGGEAWGYEFTWEVSIFGVPLGACHVVDVPFVFGITDTPVGELFTGGGEEAAALSQRVQQCWGNFARGGSPGWDAWGEAGEAHHFGREAGSGPLLDPARAALWADIIPTPATGGDGA from the coding sequence ATGACAGCAGTGCAACTCGACAGCGGCCGAATCACCGGCTTGCGCCGTGACGACGGCGTGACCGAATACCGTGGCATTCCGTTTGCCGCCCCGCCGGTGGGGGCGCTGCGCTTCCGCGCGCCACAACCGGTGCCCGGCTGGGGCGGAGAGCGTGCCTGCGACCGCACGGCGCTGCCGGCCTGGCAGGAAAAGAACCCGGTCATGGGCGTGGAGGCCATCGGTGATGATTGCCTGGCACTGAATGTCTGGGTGCCGGAGGGCGATGGCCCGTTCCCGGTGATGGTGTGGCTGCACGGCGGCGGTTATGTGGCCGGCTCGCCCTCGCAATTGCTGTATCACGGCGCGCGGCTGGCGGCGAGCCAGCGGGTGATCGTGGTCAATGCGGCCTATCGTCTGGGTGTCTGGGGCTATGGCTGGTTCCGCGATATCGCGCCGTCGCTGGAGAGTGACAGCAACCTTGGCCTGCGCGATCAGGTAGCGGCACTGGAGTGGGTGCAGCGCAACGCCGGGGCCTTCGGCGGCGACCCGTCGCAGGTGACGGTATTCGGTGAATCCGCCGGTGGCTTCTCCGTGGCGACGCTGCTGGCCACGCCGGCCGCAGACGGTCTGTTTCAGCGCGCGATTGTGCAGTCCGGTGCCGCAGACATGGTGCTGATGCCCGCCGAAGCGGCCCGCGTAACAGCGCTGATGTGCGAGGCGCTGCCGGGCGACGGAGACATGGCCGAACGCCTGCTGGCCGCTGAACCCCGCGCCATTGTGCGGGCCCAGCGCGCGGCGCTGAAAACCGCCGTGCAGCGTGGCCTGCGCGACACCACGCCACAGTACGGCATGGTGTTCATGCCGGTGGTGGACGGCGACCTGTTGCCCCGCAGCCCGATCGAGGCGATTGCCGCAGGCTGCGCGCGCGACCGGGCGTTGCTGGCCGGCACCTGCCGGGACGAATACCACCTGTTCCAGTACGCCGCGCCGTTCAACGGCGGGCAGACCATCGACGCGCTGCGCGCACTGGACGACGACGCCATCCTCAGCCGTTTCCGCCGCGCGCTGCCACAGCATGGCGAGCGTGCGTTTGAAATCTACCGCGAGGCGGTGACGCCAGACCCCGCTCGCAGTCACCTGGACTGGTTCAGCAGCATGGAATCCGACCGCCTGTTCCGCGTGCCGACCCAGCGCCTGCTGGATGCGCACCACGCCGCAGGCGGCGAAGCCTGGGGCTACGAATTCACCTGGGAGGTCAGCATTTTCGGCGTGCCGCTCGGCGCCTGCCATGTGGTGGATGTGCCGTTCGTGTTCGGGATCACCGATACCCCGGTGGGGGAATTGTTCACCGGCGGCGGCGAGGAAGCCGCCGCGCTGTCGCAGCGCGTACAGCAGTGCTGGGGCAACTTTGCCCGGGGCGGCTCGCCGGGCTGGGATGCCTGGGGCGAGGCTGGTGAAGCCCATCACTTTGGCCGTGAGGCGGGCAGCGGCCCGTTGCTGGACCCGGCCCGCGCCGCGTTGTGGGCGGATATCATCCCGACACCTGCAACCGGCGGCGATGGCGCGTAG
- a CDS encoding BolA family protein, with protein MSSIATLIERKVRDGLPVAHLSLENESHMHSGPATESHFRMVVVSGAFEGLRLVQRHQRIYALVAEELAGPVHALALHTFTPAEWAERGEQAEASPNCRGGSQAG; from the coding sequence ATGAGCAGTATTGCCACATTGATCGAGCGCAAGGTGCGCGACGGGTTGCCCGTGGCACACTTGTCGCTGGAAAACGAAAGCCACATGCACAGTGGACCGGCTACCGAGTCACACTTCCGCATGGTGGTCGTGTCCGGCGCCTTCGAGGGCCTGCGGCTGGTGCAGCGTCACCAGCGCATCTATGCCCTGGTCGCCGAGGAGCTGGCCGGGCCGGTGCATGCGCTGGCGCTGCATACCTTTACCCCGGCGGAGTGGGCCGAGCGGGGGGAGCAGGCCGAGGCGTCGCCGAATTGTCGCGGCGGCAGCCAGGCCGGCTGA
- a CDS encoding rhodanese-related sulfurtransferase, translating to MNQIVVAALYKFVRLTEVESLQAPLLETMQRLDVRGTLLLADEGINGTVSGTRQAVDALLDWLRADARFADLEHKESLHAAHPFLRTKVKLKREIVTMGVEGIDPRHVVGTYVQPEDWNALISDPDVLLIDTRNDYEYEVGTFKGAVNPHTTSFREFPDYVRENLDPSRHRKVAMFCTGGIRCEKSTAFLKEQGFEEVYHLKGGILKYLEEVPKDASLWQGECFVFDERVTVDHDLQPGHYDQCHACRRPISDEEKASPQYQPGVSCPKCFDSLTDEQKARFAERQKQIELARRRGLRHRGADPRQPRPLSD from the coding sequence ATGAACCAGATTGTCGTTGCCGCGCTGTACAAGTTTGTCCGCCTGACGGAGGTGGAATCCCTGCAGGCGCCATTACTGGAAACGATGCAGCGGCTGGACGTGCGCGGCACCCTGTTGCTGGCCGATGAAGGCATCAACGGCACTGTCTCCGGCACCCGGCAGGCGGTGGATGCGTTGCTGGACTGGCTGCGCGCGGACGCACGGTTTGCCGATCTGGAGCACAAGGAATCCCTGCACGCCGCGCATCCGTTTCTGCGTACCAAGGTGAAGCTGAAACGGGAAATCGTCACCATGGGCGTGGAAGGGATCGACCCGCGTCATGTGGTCGGCACCTATGTGCAGCCGGAAGACTGGAACGCGCTGATCAGCGATCCGGACGTGCTGCTGATCGACACCCGCAATGATTACGAATACGAAGTCGGCACCTTCAAGGGCGCAGTGAATCCGCACACCACCAGTTTTCGTGAGTTTCCGGATTATGTGCGCGAAAACCTGGACCCGTCCCGGCACCGCAAGGTGGCCATGTTCTGCACCGGCGGCATCCGTTGTGAAAAATCCACCGCGTTTCTGAAAGAGCAGGGTTTTGAGGAGGTGTATCACCTCAAGGGCGGTATTCTCAAATACCTCGAAGAAGTGCCGAAGGACGCGTCGCTGTGGCAAGGCGAGTGTTTTGTGTTCGACGAGCGCGTCACCGTCGACCACGACCTGCAACCGGGCCATTACGACCAGTGCCACGCCTGCCGCCGTCCGATCTCCGACGAGGAGAAGGCATCACCGCAGTACCAGCCGGGCGTATCCTGCCCGAAATGCTTTGACAGCCTGACCGACGAGCAGAAAGCACGCTTCGCGGAACGGCAGAAGCAGATCGAGCTGGCCCGCCGTCGCGGCCTGCGCCATCGTGGTGCGGACCCGCGCCAGCCCCGCCCACTGAGTGACTGA
- a CDS encoding nitrate regulatory protein — translation MHRIPPGDRHRPPSATDFLIASRQSEMLSLEAFLGMGRLVVAISNLVHALQRERGASNLYLGAHGRRHADRLLALSADVDAQQARFDAALATLDHAGGMIGASRLFSRLAYCVHTLSELPQVREQVRAQKLTPEEAVRCYSELVRGLLAVVFEAAENAADPAISRTLVAMFNFMQGKELAGQERAAGCAGFARGELDNVLSERLLHLLEAQERCFQIFESFADEQALALWRGVQGAPAVAELERLRRLACTAAQRDQSRVDESLSDRWFELTTERIDAMKSVEDYLESRLHSQCAGKLAEARDGLARHQSLIESVLAEEAEPRDSYIVFCGTQGATGEPDSYHSEGVSPRLGRSIIELVQLQSQRLQAMYDELNAARTALEERKLMERAKVLLMKHRKLTEEQAYRLLRQMAMNQSRRLVDVARAVVSMQDVWE, via the coding sequence ATGCACAGGATTCCCCCGGGGGACCGCCATCGGCCGCCCAGTGCCACGGATTTTCTGATCGCATCGCGACAAAGCGAAATGCTCAGCCTGGAAGCGTTTCTGGGCATGGGGCGCCTGGTCGTGGCGATCAGCAATCTGGTCCACGCCCTGCAACGCGAACGGGGTGCCTCGAACCTGTATCTTGGCGCCCACGGACGTCGCCACGCTGACCGGCTGCTGGCGCTCAGCGCCGACGTGGATGCACAGCAGGCCCGCTTCGATGCGGCCCTGGCAACACTGGATCACGCCGGCGGCATGATCGGCGCCAGCCGCCTGTTCAGCCGGTTGGCGTATTGCGTACATACCCTGTCGGAACTGCCCCAGGTGCGAGAGCAGGTGCGCGCGCAGAAACTGACGCCGGAAGAAGCCGTGCGCTGCTACAGCGAACTGGTGCGCGGGTTGCTGGCGGTGGTCTTCGAAGCCGCAGAGAACGCCGCAGACCCGGCCATTTCGCGCACCCTGGTGGCGATGTTCAATTTCATGCAGGGCAAGGAACTGGCCGGGCAGGAGCGTGCTGCCGGGTGTGCCGGGTTTGCGCGGGGCGAACTGGACAATGTGCTCAGCGAACGGCTGCTGCATCTGCTCGAAGCGCAGGAGCGCTGCTTCCAGATATTCGAAAGTTTTGCCGATGAACAGGCGCTGGCGTTGTGGCGTGGCGTGCAGGGCGCCCCCGCCGTAGCGGAACTGGAACGGCTGCGCCGGCTGGCGTGCACGGCGGCGCAGCGTGATCAGTCCCGGGTGGATGAATCACTCAGTGATCGCTGGTTCGAATTGACGACCGAGCGCATCGACGCAATGAAAAGCGTTGAGGATTATCTTGAATCACGCCTGCACAGCCAGTGCGCTGGCAAGCTGGCGGAAGCCCGTGACGGGCTGGCCCGCCATCAGTCACTGATTGAATCCGTGCTGGCGGAGGAAGCGGAGCCGAGGGATTCCTACATCGTCTTTTGCGGCACACAGGGCGCGACCGGTGAGCCGGACAGTTACCACAGCGAAGGCGTCAGCCCGCGGCTGGGCCGCTCGATTATCGAGCTGGTGCAGTTGCAATCGCAGCGTTTGCAGGCCATGTATGATGAACTGAACGCGGCGCGCACGGCACTGGAGGAACGCAAGCTGATGGAGCGGGCGAAAGTCCTGCTGATGAAACACCGCAAGCTGACCGAGGAACAGGCGTACCGCCTGCTGCGGCAGATGGCGATGAACCAGAGCCGGCGGCTGGTGGATGTGGCGCGCGCAGTGGTCAGCATGCAGGACGTGTGGGAATAA